One genomic window of Paraburkholderia phytofirmans PsJN includes the following:
- a CDS encoding FAD-dependent oxidoreductase — MDQSRPGIYTLRTIDDALAINEKILPGVRVVIVGAGFIGSEVASSAAASGAQVVLLKIAETAMSRAVCARLGPCVGPVAQGVRCRSGV; from the coding sequence ATAGACCAGTCGCGGCCGGGCATTTACACACTGCGTACGATTGACGACGCCCTGGCCATCAATGAGAAGATTCTGCCTGGCGTCAGAGTGGTAATCGTCGGTGCAGGCTTCATTGGATCCGAGGTGGCTTCGAGTGCTGCGGCGAGTGGCGCGCAGGTGGTCCTGCTGAAAATCGCCGAGACTGCGATGTCCCGTGCAGTCTGTGCGCGCCTTGGGCCTTGCGTTGGGCCAGTTGCACAAGGAGTTCGGTGTC